Genomic segment of Terriglobia bacterium:
TTCCGCGTCGGTGGAGCGCACGCCGGCGGCCGGGTGCCCCTGAGCGGCGAGGAGCGCCTTCGTCCGTGAGCGCGTCGGCGCGCTCTTGATCGGGATCAGGATCCCGTGCCCGAGCGGCTCGGACCACTCGCGCCGGACGCGTCGCGCGGTGCCGCGCGCTCGCCTCGCCTCGCGTCCAGGCTCCAGGGTCCTCCCCCGGCGGCCGAGAAGTAGAGCCAGACGAAGCAGTAGAGGGCGGCGTCGACGCCACCGTTCATCACGGGCCAGAAGCTCTTGGGGAAGTGGAACTGGAAGTACGCCACCGCCATCTCACCGGCCAGGACGAACGCGACGGGACGCGTGAAGAGGCCGACGAGGAGCAGCGCGCCGCCGAGCGTCTCGAGAACGCCTCCGATCCAGATCTGGGACATCGGCGGGGCGGTTCCGCCATCCGGGGGCATGCCGGACGGGAACGCGAAGAGGATCGTCGTGCCGGCCAGCAGGAACATGAACGCGGCCACGATGCGGAGCGCGCTCCGAAGGTACGGGCCCCAGGCCGACCACCTCGCGACGAGTTTCCGTGCGCTCATGATGCTCCTCCTTCTTTCGGAGCAGGGCGACCCGCGCCTCGGGCCGGTTCCCTCTCCCTCCCCGCGTTGCCACCCATCAAGATGATCGTCCCATCGGTCGCCACCCGCATCCCGGCGCCGGGCTCGGCCGGCTCGTTCGGGGGTGGGTGTTGCGATTTATGAACTTATGTTCATAATAGAGACGGAGGAGGAGAGGTGCCGAGACCTTGTTGCCCCCGCCGGGTCGCCGGCCGTCCGGCGGTATCGATCTTCGAGCCGATCCGCATCCCCGTGGATCAGCTCGAGGAGGTCGTCATGACGCTGGACGAGTTCGAGGCGATCCGGCTCGCGGACCTCGAGGGCCATTATCAGGAGCAGGCCGCCGCGGCCATGCGCGTATCGAGGCCCACGTTCAGCAGGATCGTCGAGTCGGCCCACCGCAAGGTCGCCGACGTCCTCGTGCACGGGAAAGCGCTCCGGATCGAAGGCGGTCCCGTTCACCTCGGCTCCCGCCGATGCTGCCGGTTGCACGACGGGGCCGACCGTGAGGCCGATGGCGATCTCCGCGTCTGGCCCGCATGTCCGCATCCTCCCGCGGGATCGAAGACGCGATGAAACGCTTTCAGCGCCCGCAATCCGCGCGCGAGAGAGTCTTCGAGTAAAGGAGACGTCGAAATGAACATCTGCATTCCTGTCACGGAGGACCAGGGCGCCCAGAGCTCGGTGAGCGCGCATTTCGGCTCGGCGCCGCTCTACATGATCGTGGACACCGACAGCGGCGCCTGCCGCGCGGTCCCGAACCGCAACGTCCATCACGGCCACGGCATGTGCGCGCCGCTCGCCGCCCTCGCGGGAGAGAGCATCGACGGGATGGTCGTTGGCGGCATCGGGATGGGCGCACTAGCGAAACTCGGGGCGGCGGGCGTCCGTGTGTTCCGATCCGAGCACGAGACCGTCGAGAAGACCGTGGCCGCGTTCAGGACCGGCAAGCTCGAGACGATGTCGCCGGACATGGCCTGCGCCCGCCACGGCCACGGTCAGCCGTAGCGCGGCGGAGGTAGGGATCGATGGGTACCCGCCGGAAGTCTGCCCGCTCCGCCATCGGTTGTCACGCGATTGGCACGATACGGACGGGCTTCACCCGCGCCGCAGGGACACCGGTCCAGCCCGTGTTCGCCCGAGACGCCCGCGGAGAGGTCGTCGTGGACGAGCGCTACGCCACCGCGCTTGACGACGTCGACGGGTTCGAGCGTGTGTGGTTGATCTACTGGATGGACCGTGCGGGGCCATTCGCGGCGAGGGTGGTCCCCTTTCGCGACACGCGCGAGCACGGACTTTTCTCCACGCGATCACCCGTCCGCCCGAACCCCATAGGACTATCGGCGGTCCGCCTGCTGCGGCGCGACGGATGCGTCCTGCACGTGGCCGACGTGGACGTGCTCGACGGCACGCCGCTCCTCGACATCAAGCCGTACGTCCCCGAGTTCGACGCCCACCCGGCATCGAAGGCGGGGTGGCTCGAGGTGGCCCGAATGGGCATGGAGACCGCCGACGACCGTTTCCACGGCGGCCTCTGCGAGCTGACCAATTCACCGAGGAAGAACCGATGAACACAAAGCAACTGGGATTCAGCTCGAAGTT
This window contains:
- a CDS encoding DUF134 domain-containing protein, which codes for MPRPCCPRRVAGRPAVSIFEPIRIPVDQLEEVVMTLDEFEAIRLADLEGHYQEQAAAAMRVSRPTFSRIVESAHRKVADVLVHGKALRIEGGPVHLGSRRCCRLHDGADREADGDLRVWPACPHPPAGSKTR
- the tsaA gene encoding tRNA (N6-threonylcarbamoyladenosine(37)-N6)-methyltransferase TrmO, whose amino-acid sequence is MGTRRKSARSAIGCHAIGTIRTGFTRAAGTPVQPVFARDARGEVVVDERYATALDDVDGFERVWLIYWMDRAGPFAARVVPFRDTREHGLFSTRSPVRPNPIGLSAVRLLRRDGCVLHVADVDVLDGTPLLDIKPYVPEFDAHPASKAGWLEVARMGMETADDRFHGGLCELTNSPRKNR
- a CDS encoding diguanylate cyclase, producing the protein MNICIPVTEDQGAQSSVSAHFGSAPLYMIVDTDSGACRAVPNRNVHHGHGMCAPLAALAGESIDGMVVGGIGMGALAKLGAAGVRVFRSEHETVEKTVAAFRTGKLETMSPDMACARHGHGQP
- a CDS encoding DoxX family protein, which translates into the protein MSARKLVARWSAWGPYLRSALRIVAAFMFLLAGTTILFAFPSGMPPDGGTAPPMSQIWIGGVLETLGGALLLVGLFTRPVAFVLAGEMAVAYFQFHFPKSFWPVMNGGVDAALYCFVWLYFSAAGGGPWSLDARRGERAAPRDASGASGPSRSGTGS